A part of Rhabdothermincola sediminis genomic DNA contains:
- the cofE gene encoding coenzyme F420-0:L-glutamate ligase has translation MNRIEIFGLAGIPEVAPGDDLASIIVSTAARDEVTALQDGDVLVVTQKVVSKAENRLVPIDPTNPTSHKTLVEQESVRVLRRRGDLVISETAHGFVCANAGIDLSNVARGQAALLPADPDRSARRIRDGIRGKAGVEVAVVVSDTFGRAWRRGVVDVAIGCAGVAAIVDLRGSTDSFGRELQVTEVAIADELAAAAELVMGKATGIPVAILRGIDRAWLRDSSVRGELVRAPGEDLFR, from the coding sequence GTGAACCGCATCGAGATCTTCGGGCTGGCGGGCATCCCCGAGGTCGCGCCCGGCGATGACCTTGCCTCCATCATCGTCTCGACCGCAGCGCGCGACGAGGTGACGGCACTACAGGATGGCGACGTGCTGGTCGTGACCCAGAAGGTCGTCTCGAAAGCCGAGAACCGCCTGGTGCCGATCGACCCGACGAACCCCACCAGCCACAAGACGCTGGTGGAGCAGGAATCGGTCCGGGTGCTGCGCCGCCGGGGCGACCTGGTCATCAGCGAGACGGCGCACGGGTTCGTGTGCGCGAATGCCGGCATCGACCTCTCCAACGTGGCCCGGGGCCAGGCCGCGCTCCTGCCAGCTGACCCAGACCGATCTGCTCGGCGCATTCGCGACGGGATCCGGGGCAAGGCGGGCGTCGAGGTGGCCGTGGTCGTGTCCGACACGTTCGGGCGAGCCTGGCGTCGCGGGGTCGTCGACGTCGCCATCGGCTGCGCGGGCGTGGCGGCGATCGTCGACCTGCGCGGATCGACCGACTCGTTCGGTCGCGAGCTGCAGGTCACCGAGGTGGCGATCGCCGATGAGCTCGCCGCCGCCGCCGAGCTGGTGATGGGGAAGGCCACAGGCATCCCGGTCGCGATCCTGCGGGGCATCGACCGGGCATGGCTGCGCGACTCGAGCGTCCGGGGCGAGCTGGTGAGAGCGCCCGGCGAGGATCTCTTCCGCTAA
- the cofD gene encoding 2-phospho-L-lactate transferase, producing MIAVIAGGVGAARFLTGLVQVAEPASITAIVNVGDDLELHGLHVSPDIDTVTYTLAGAADPERGWGLADESWRAMEALERYGGASWFRLGDLDLGTHLYRTQRLLDGAPLSIVTGEIARAWDVEVAIVPATDDRLRTMVTLPDEGGLEVGFQEYFVQRRHAVRVSALRFDGATTARPAPGVLDAITGADTVVVAPSNPLVSIDPILAVPGIRDAIAARRDRVVAVSPIVAGAALKGPADRLMSELGHEPTVVGVARLYREIAATLVVDEADRELAPAVEEEGLRCVTAPAIMSDLHAASVLAETVLRTARGVT from the coding sequence ATGATCGCCGTCATCGCCGGGGGTGTCGGAGCCGCCCGGTTCCTCACCGGGCTGGTGCAGGTGGCGGAGCCGGCCAGTATCACGGCCATCGTCAACGTGGGCGACGACCTCGAGCTGCACGGGCTGCACGTCAGCCCCGACATCGACACCGTGACCTACACGCTCGCCGGTGCCGCGGACCCCGAGCGCGGCTGGGGGCTGGCCGACGAGAGCTGGCGGGCGATGGAGGCGCTGGAGCGTTACGGGGGTGCGAGCTGGTTCCGGCTCGGGGACCTCGATCTGGGCACCCACCTCTACCGCACGCAGCGGCTGCTCGACGGCGCACCCCTGTCGATCGTGACAGGCGAGATCGCCCGCGCCTGGGACGTCGAGGTAGCGATCGTCCCGGCCACCGACGATCGCCTCCGCACCATGGTCACTCTTCCCGACGAGGGGGGGCTCGAGGTCGGCTTCCAGGAGTACTTCGTCCAGCGCCGACACGCCGTGCGGGTGTCCGCCCTCCGCTTCGACGGCGCCACCACCGCTCGACCCGCCCCCGGGGTGCTCGACGCCATCACCGGCGCCGACACCGTGGTGGTCGCGCCCTCGAACCCGCTGGTGTCGATCGACCCGATCCTCGCCGTACCGGGGATCCGGGACGCGATCGCCGCTCGGCGCGATCGGGTGGTGGCCGTGTCCCCCATCGTCGCCGGCGCTGCCCTGAAGGGGCCCGCTGACCGGTTGATGAGCGAGCTCGGCCACGAGCCGACCGTCGTAGGGGTGGCCCGTCTCTACCGGGAGATCGCCGCCACCCTCGTGGTGGACGAAGCCGACCGTGAGTTGGCTCCCGCCGTCGAGGAGGAAGGACTTCGCTGCGTCACCGCACCCGCCATCATGTCGGACCTGCACGCTGCATCGGTCCTCGCCGAGACCGTCCTGCGCACAGCCCGGGGCGTCACGTGA
- the gmd gene encoding GDP-mannose 4,6-dehydratase produces the protein MARRALITGITGQDGSYLAELLLEKGYEVTGMVRRSSTVTFERISHIQDRLTLVPGDLLDEASLIEVLRSHRPHEVYNLAAQSFVQTSFGQPVLTGETTALGVTRLLDAIRLVDPDIRFYQASSSEMFGKVVEVPQNERTPFYPRSPYGVAKVYGHWITVNYRESYQLHATSGILFNHESSRRGLEFVTRKISHGVARIKLGLDDELRLGNLEAQRDWGYAGDYVEAMWLMLQQDAADDYVIATGETHSVREFCELAFGHVGLDYEDFVVQDERFFRPAEVDLLVGDASKARAVLGWKPKTSFEELVHLMVDADLALLSDRGRPGR, from the coding sequence ATGGCCCGACGCGCGCTCATCACCGGGATCACCGGCCAGGACGGGTCCTACCTGGCAGAGTTGTTGCTGGAGAAGGGCTACGAGGTGACCGGCATGGTCAGGCGGTCCAGCACCGTCACCTTCGAGCGGATCAGCCACATCCAGGACCGCCTCACACTGGTGCCGGGCGATCTCCTCGACGAGGCCTCGCTGATCGAGGTGCTGCGCAGCCACCGGCCCCATGAGGTCTACAACCTCGCCGCGCAGTCGTTCGTCCAGACCTCGTTCGGTCAACCGGTGCTGACCGGCGAGACCACCGCCCTCGGTGTCACCCGCCTACTCGATGCGATCCGCCTCGTCGACCCCGACATCCGCTTCTACCAGGCGAGCAGCAGCGAGATGTTCGGCAAGGTCGTCGAGGTGCCCCAGAACGAGCGCACACCCTTCTACCCTCGCAGCCCCTACGGCGTGGCGAAGGTCTACGGGCACTGGATCACGGTCAACTACCGGGAGTCCTACCAGCTGCACGCGACGAGCGGCATCCTCTTCAACCACGAGTCGAGCCGGCGGGGCTTGGAATTCGTGACCCGCAAGATCTCCCACGGAGTGGCCCGCATCAAGCTCGGGCTCGACGACGAGCTGCGCCTCGGCAACCTCGAGGCGCAGCGCGACTGGGGCTACGCCGGTGACTACGTCGAGGCGATGTGGCTGATGCTCCAGCAGGACGCGGCCGACGACTACGTCATCGCCACCGGCGAGACCCACTCGGTGCGCGAGTTCTGCGAGCTCGCCTTCGGCCACGTCGGCCTCGACTACGAGGACTTCGTCGTGCAGGACGAGCGCTTCTTCCGCCCGGCGGAGGTCGATCTCCTCGTCGGGGATGCTTCCAAGGCCCGGGCGGTGCTCGGCTGGAAGCCGAAGACCTCATTCGAGGAGCTGGTGCACCTGATGGTCGACGCCGACCTGGCCCTGCTCTCGGACCGAGGCCGGCCCGGTCGTTGA
- a CDS encoding helix-turn-helix transcriptional regulator gives MNENLGRRIAELRGKAGLTQQELAERLAVSRVTVSHLEAGLTIPGERTVALLASVFQLEPHELVAGTSYPAAKAERLPVVVARYTEVAHQLALLDNDLAWLEHVPARHSQAVIARWESVLADLAEVTHDERERRALREARERLRSLRASPHER, from the coding sequence GTGAACGAGAACCTCGGTCGCCGCATCGCGGAGCTTCGGGGCAAGGCCGGGTTGACCCAGCAGGAGCTGGCCGAGCGCCTGGCGGTCTCCCGGGTGACGGTGTCGCACCTCGAGGCCGGCCTGACCATCCCGGGAGAGCGCACCGTCGCACTGCTGGCCAGCGTCTTCCAGCTCGAACCGCACGAGCTGGTCGCCGGCACGTCGTACCCCGCCGCCAAGGCTGAACGCTTGCCCGTGGTGGTGGCCCGTTACACGGAGGTGGCCCACCAGCTCGCACTGCTCGACAACGACCTCGCCTGGTTGGAGCACGTGCCAGCGAGGCACAGCCAGGCGGTCATCGCTCGTTGGGAGTCGGTGCTCGCCGACCTCGCCGAGGTGACCCACGACGAGCGGGAGCGACGAGCGTTGCGGGAAGCCCGGGAGCGGTTGCGCTCGCTGCGGGCCAGCCCACACGAGCGTTAG
- a CDS encoding GDP-mannose 4,6-dehydratase — MKALVTGAAGFVGRHLTAHLAAMGDEVVGIDRHAGHPDLLDAEGLAALVRDEAPDAVYHLGGWSDVGASWEQPIDTFRVNAEGTLNLLLACRGLGARVLVVTSADVYGKVSLAELPLTEESPLRPITPYAASKIAADYLGLQAWLGYRIAVVRARAFNHLGPGQSNRFVCPALAERIARNELEGREVVPVGNLTPRRDFTDVRDVVRAYRLLVLDGEPGEAYNVCRGVDIAISELADRLVGMASRPMRLEGDPDLQRPVDVPILRGDYTKLHKDTGWEPRIPLHETLADVLDEWRARVGA; from the coding sequence ATGAAGGCGCTGGTCACCGGTGCGGCGGGCTTCGTCGGGCGCCACCTCACCGCGCACCTGGCCGCGATGGGCGACGAGGTCGTCGGGATCGATCGCCACGCCGGGCATCCGGACCTCCTCGACGCTGAGGGCCTGGCGGCGCTAGTGCGGGACGAGGCGCCTGACGCCGTCTACCACCTGGGGGGATGGAGCGACGTGGGCGCCTCCTGGGAGCAGCCGATCGACACGTTCCGGGTGAACGCCGAGGGGACGCTCAACCTGCTGCTCGCGTGCCGGGGGCTGGGCGCGAGGGTGCTCGTCGTGACCAGCGCGGACGTGTACGGCAAGGTGTCACTGGCGGAGCTCCCGCTGACGGAGGAGTCCCCGCTGCGCCCGATCACCCCGTACGCCGCGAGCAAGATCGCCGCCGACTACCTCGGGCTCCAGGCGTGGCTCGGCTATCGGATCGCCGTCGTGCGGGCCCGCGCGTTCAACCACCTCGGTCCCGGGCAGAGCAACCGCTTCGTATGCCCGGCGCTCGCCGAGCGCATCGCCCGCAACGAGCTCGAAGGGCGGGAGGTGGTCCCCGTAGGCAACCTCACGCCCCGGCGCGACTTCACCGATGTCCGTGACGTCGTGCGCGCGTACCGGTTGCTCGTGCTCGACGGGGAACCGGGGGAGGCCTACAACGTGTGCCGAGGGGTCGACATCGCGATCAGCGAGCTCGCGGACCGGCTGGTGGGCATGGCTTCCCGGCCTATGCGCCTCGAGGGCGATCCCGACCTCCAGCGACCGGTCGACGTCCCCATCCTGCGGGGCGACTACACCAAGCTGCACAAGGACACCGGGTGGGAACCACGGATCCCCCTCCACGAGACCCTCGCGGACGTGCTCGATGAGTGGCGCGCCCGCGTCGGGGCCTAA
- a CDS encoding glycosyltransferase family 4 protein, which produces MNIDRPVRVALDAVALLDTRTGVGRFVEETIFRLARRPDLRISAFGYWPRARTKLRAVLPPGIAVSPFPMLGPPLRFLWRHGRIPPVECWSGRVEVVHGPNFLAPPAWRAAELITVHDLTILRYPEYCTSDTLQFPALIRRAIGRGAWIHTVSRFVAAEVVELLGAEPAKVVTIPNGVSPVPDADPASGRQLAGCDRYVLALGTIEPRKNLPGLVAAFDAVAAGLPEVRLVIAGPDGWGTVALDAAIDQAAHRSRIVRLGWVSETQRAALLRGAAVLAYPSVYEGFGLPPLEAMAAGTPVVTTRTGGIPEVVGDAARCVEPGDDQALAHALEEVLTDEELADQLRLRGKARAELFSWQDTAEQLARLYHRIADAA; this is translated from the coding sequence ATGAACATCGACCGACCGGTACGCGTCGCGCTCGACGCCGTGGCGCTGCTCGACACCCGCACGGGCGTCGGGCGGTTCGTCGAGGAGACGATCTTCCGCCTCGCCCGGCGACCCGACCTCCGGATCTCGGCGTTCGGCTACTGGCCGCGGGCCCGGACGAAGCTGCGAGCCGTGCTCCCCCCCGGCATCGCGGTCTCCCCGTTCCCGATGCTCGGTCCACCGCTTCGGTTCCTCTGGCGGCACGGGCGCATCCCCCCGGTCGAGTGCTGGTCGGGCCGGGTGGAGGTGGTCCACGGACCGAACTTCCTCGCCCCGCCGGCCTGGCGAGCGGCCGAGCTCATCACCGTCCACGACCTCACCATCCTGCGATACCCCGAGTACTGCACCAGCGACACGCTGCAGTTCCCCGCGCTCATCAGGCGTGCCATCGGCCGCGGCGCGTGGATCCACACCGTCTCGCGGTTCGTCGCCGCCGAGGTCGTGGAGCTGCTCGGCGCGGAGCCGGCCAAGGTGGTGACCATCCCCAACGGTGTGAGTCCGGTACCCGATGCCGATCCGGCCTCGGGCAGGCAGCTCGCGGGGTGCGACCGCTACGTGCTGGCGCTCGGCACCATCGAGCCGCGCAAGAACCTCCCCGGGCTGGTGGCGGCCTTCGATGCCGTCGCCGCGGGACTGCCGGAGGTCCGCCTGGTCATTGCCGGACCGGACGGTTGGGGCACGGTGGCACTGGACGCGGCGATCGACCAGGCTGCGCATCGATCCCGGATCGTGCGCCTCGGCTGGGTGAGCGAGACCCAGCGCGCCGCCCTGCTGCGCGGAGCCGCGGTGCTGGCCTACCCGTCGGTGTACGAAGGGTTCGGCCTCCCGCCCCTCGAGGCCATGGCGGCGGGGACCCCGGTGGTGACCACCCGCACCGGCGGCATCCCCGAGGTGGTGGGGGACGCGGCCCGCTGCGTCGAGCCGGGCGACGACCAGGCGCTGGCGCACGCACTGGAAGAGGTGCTCACCGACGAGGAGTTGGCGGATCAACTCCGGCTGCGGGGGAAGGCCCGGGCCGAGCTGTTCTCCTGGCAGGACACCGCCGAGCAGCTCGCCAGGCTCTACCACCGGATCGCCGACGCGGCATGA
- a CDS encoding glycosyltransferase, which yields MSPSADEAPDPAAPDQPEQGAAPLPPPVVIVIVAHNPGPWFEDTLHSVAAQQYGNTSVLVIDAGGTADLQPRIAPILPDALLRRIERNDGFGAACNTVLTAVQGAAFYLFCHDDVRLAPDVVQVLVEEAFRSNAGIVGPKIVDWRAPERLLQVGMGADRFGHPAPYVDRGELDQAQHDAVRDVFYIPGAATLVRADLFAALGGFDPGISFHGDDLDLCWRAHVVGARVVVAPAARVAHLEALGARRPADDRRRLQMRHRLRAMRVSTTWWTRARTVPRAALLAILEVVYATLIGRFGQARDVLSAWLWNARRGGEVRSRRKALAAVRTVPDREVSQLQARGSARLAAFLRGQLGSSDDPLTSIAGAGRDLATTMRSSRARTTVLAWVVAALVLVIGSRDLIFGRLSAIGDLPVLGSSATDLVAQWASGYRAVGLGAETTNPTALGLVGLLGFPLFGAMSLLRKLVLLGMIPLGAAGTWRLCKPIGSRRSRVVGLIVYLCIPLPYNSIATGEWGGLVLYGLTPWIVGQLAKAGGLAPFGPLGGRAGPGVRPRPLVQRVVMVGVLTALGGMVFPITVVVVPAGGVALVVGGLLAGQWAGAWRVLVASVAGALVAVVLLAPWSASLLSKGWAEVLATSAVGQSPLGLQDLLRFRTGPFGAGILGYATLVVAALPLVIGRDWRLSWAVRGWATAAASFSVVWVMSQGWLPADLAPASLLLAPAAVGLALASALGMAAFEVDLPDYHFGWRQIGSLLAGAALVLATFPIIGGAVGGRWEQPAGDYDRTLSFLDKEGEEAPFRVLWVGEASVLPLAGWQLDPSTVDRLAPGARLAYATSADGTPRVGDRWSTTDGPTPLVGEALATAAAGGTSRLGALLAPMGIRYIVVPQALAPEPYSEPSYDASGLRALFESQLDLSAVTAAGVVVYQNDVWGPTRALLAAGTEIPGDAVPPTDRVLPQVEGAPVALPERVGVERFEGGIDQPATVYLAEASSDRWVLEAGGAAADRTTALGWANAFTVDTPADATLRFDTPPVRRLMLAGQVLLWLVAIGYLLRVRVVHDERRPLRETGRVPESTS from the coding sequence GTGAGTCCCTCCGCCGACGAAGCGCCTGACCCTGCCGCGCCCGATCAACCGGAGCAGGGTGCCGCCCCGCTCCCTCCTCCGGTAGTGATCGTCATCGTGGCCCACAACCCGGGACCCTGGTTCGAGGACACCCTGCACAGCGTCGCCGCGCAGCAGTACGGGAACACGTCGGTGTTGGTGATCGACGCCGGTGGCACCGCGGACCTCCAACCACGTATCGCTCCCATCCTGCCGGATGCGCTGTTGCGCCGGATCGAGCGCAACGACGGGTTCGGTGCGGCGTGCAACACCGTGCTCACCGCGGTGCAGGGAGCGGCGTTCTACCTCTTCTGCCACGACGACGTGCGGCTGGCGCCCGACGTGGTGCAGGTGCTGGTGGAAGAGGCGTTCCGCTCCAACGCGGGCATCGTCGGGCCGAAGATCGTGGACTGGCGCGCGCCGGAGCGGCTGTTGCAGGTCGGTATGGGCGCGGACCGGTTCGGCCACCCCGCGCCCTACGTCGATCGGGGCGAGCTGGACCAGGCACAGCACGACGCCGTTCGTGACGTCTTCTACATCCCCGGTGCGGCGACGTTGGTACGGGCCGACCTGTTCGCGGCCCTGGGCGGGTTCGACCCGGGCATCTCCTTCCACGGTGATGATCTCGACTTGTGCTGGCGAGCGCATGTGGTGGGTGCGAGGGTCGTGGTCGCCCCGGCCGCTCGGGTCGCGCACCTCGAAGCCCTCGGCGCGCGCCGGCCCGCCGATGATCGTCGCCGCCTCCAGATGCGGCATCGCCTCCGGGCCATGAGGGTGTCCACCACCTGGTGGACGCGGGCCCGCACCGTTCCGCGCGCCGCCCTGCTGGCGATCCTCGAGGTCGTCTACGCGACCCTCATCGGGCGGTTCGGCCAGGCGCGCGACGTCCTGAGCGCCTGGCTCTGGAACGCCCGCCGCGGCGGTGAGGTCCGCTCGCGCCGCAAGGCGCTCGCGGCCGTACGCACCGTCCCCGACCGGGAGGTCAGCCAGCTGCAGGCACGGGGCAGCGCCCGGCTCGCCGCGTTCCTCCGTGGCCAGCTGGGCTCGTCGGACGACCCGCTCACCTCCATCGCCGGTGCTGGGCGCGACCTGGCAACGACGATGCGGTCCTCGCGCGCCCGCACCACCGTGCTCGCCTGGGTAGTGGCGGCGCTCGTGCTGGTGATCGGCAGCCGCGACCTGATCTTCGGTCGCCTGTCGGCCATCGGCGATCTGCCGGTGCTCGGTAGCTCGGCGACCGATTTAGTCGCGCAGTGGGCCAGCGGCTACCGGGCGGTGGGCCTGGGAGCCGAGACCACGAACCCGACCGCTCTCGGGCTCGTCGGCCTCCTCGGCTTCCCGCTGTTCGGGGCCATGTCCCTGCTGCGCAAGCTGGTCCTGCTCGGCATGATCCCGCTGGGCGCGGCAGGGACGTGGCGATTGTGCAAGCCCATCGGTTCCCGTCGCTCCCGCGTGGTGGGCTTGATCGTCTACCTCTGCATCCCGCTGCCCTACAACTCGATCGCCACGGGGGAGTGGGGCGGGCTGGTGCTCTACGGGCTCACGCCGTGGATCGTCGGCCAACTCGCCAAGGCTGGGGGTCTTGCTCCGTTCGGTCCCCTCGGGGGCCGGGCGGGCCCGGGGGTCCGGCCCCGCCCGCTGGTGCAGCGGGTCGTGATGGTCGGGGTCCTCACCGCCCTCGGCGGCATGGTCTTCCCGATCACCGTCGTGGTCGTCCCCGCCGGCGGGGTCGCCCTCGTCGTGGGTGGCCTGCTCGCCGGCCAGTGGGCTGGCGCGTGGCGGGTGCTGGTCGCCTCCGTCGCTGGAGCGCTCGTGGCCGTCGTGCTCCTCGCACCCTGGTCGGCTTCCCTGCTCAGCAAGGGGTGGGCGGAGGTGCTCGCCACATCCGCCGTCGGGCAGAGCCCTCTGGGTCTCCAGGATCTGCTCCGGTTCCGCACGGGGCCGTTCGGCGCTGGCATCCTCGGGTACGCCACGCTGGTGGTGGCGGCCTTGCCGCTGGTCATCGGTCGGGACTGGCGGCTCTCCTGGGCGGTCCGGGGCTGGGCGACGGCCGCGGCCTCGTTCAGCGTGGTTTGGGTCATGTCACAGGGGTGGCTCCCCGCCGACTTGGCTCCGGCATCGCTGTTGCTGGCGCCGGCAGCGGTGGGCCTCGCGCTGGCATCGGCCCTGGGCATGGCTGCCTTCGAGGTGGACCTACCCGACTACCACTTCGGTTGGCGCCAGATCGGATCGCTGCTCGCTGGCGCCGCCCTGGTGCTGGCCACGTTCCCCATCATCGGGGGAGCGGTCGGTGGACGATGGGAGCAGCCGGCCGGTGACTACGACCGTACTCTGAGCTTCCTGGACAAAGAAGGTGAGGAAGCCCCCTTCCGGGTGCTCTGGGTCGGTGAGGCCTCGGTCCTGCCGCTGGCCGGCTGGCAGCTGGACCCCTCCACGGTCGACCGGCTCGCGCCAGGTGCCCGCCTCGCCTACGCCACGTCCGCCGACGGAACCCCGAGGGTCGGCGACCGGTGGAGCACGACGGATGGTCCCACTCCGCTCGTGGGCGAGGCGCTGGCGACGGCTGCCGCCGGTGGCACCAGCCGGCTCGGCGCGCTCCTGGCCCCGATGGGGATCCGCTACATCGTCGTGCCCCAGGCGCTCGCTCCGGAGCCCTACAGCGAGCCTTCCTACGACGCTTCGGGCCTGCGGGCGCTGTTCGAGTCTCAGCTCGACCTCTCGGCGGTCACCGCCGCGGGGGTCGTGGTCTACCAGAACGACGTCTGGGGACCGACCCGGGCGTTGCTGGCGGCCGGTACGGAGATCCCCGGGGACGCCGTCCCTCCCACCGATCGGGTCCTTCCCCAGGTAGAAGGGGCTCCGGTGGCGTTGCCGGAGAGGGTGGGGGTCGAGCGCTTCGAGGGGGGCATCGACCAGCCGGCCACCGTCTACCTGGCGGAGGCCTCCAGCGATCGCTGGGTGCTGGAGGCGGGCGGTGCGGCTGCGGACCGTACGACCGCCCTGGGTTGGGCGAATGCGTTCACGGTCGACACCCCGGCGGATGCGACGTTGCGCTTCGACACCCCGCCGGTCCGCAGGTTGATGCTGGCCGGCCAGGTGCTGTTGTGGCTGGTGGCCATCGGGTACCTGCTGAGGGTGCGCGTCGTGCATGATGAGCGCCGACCGCTCCGGGAGACCGGGCGGGTACCGGAGTCGACGTCATGA
- a CDS encoding DUF5719 family protein produces the protein MRSWRWPALLLLAVLLAGATVAERRQTAGEAPAGQQPFDQAVPVASPAGAVGSTWYCAGGTATGSQEGLAEHVVHVANTSDVAVTARLTAYPSEGRPATRTIDVAPRSRVAVSLAELVTAPFAAALVEVRGGGVAVEHELTGPSGRAFGACASAPSNTWYFPAGTTRAGTRMVLALFNPFAGDAVVDITFDTDDGTRTPQAYQALVVPGGRLLAVDVSEVVTLRAEVAAEVRARSGRLVVDQIQSGDGSEGAPKGLAVTLGASAPAETWLFPDGVGASGYAETIALYNPGETTAEVDVQVLLDDPDLNGIPEPFEVSVGPRRSMTIDILGDGRVPVGVGHAIVVRSRNGQPVAAERAVVGSSEAAQPGWSFTVGAPVLASRWIVPVASAGGTSGAAVVVLNPSATETARFTMEAMGDGRATVPEGFADVELAPGERRIFDLGSDALGFRALMVVIDGEGTVVGESRFGFSRGSDLSYLLAVPVGDTVAPAVGTVGELTPDEIILGG, from the coding sequence ATGAGGTCCTGGCGCTGGCCGGCACTGCTGCTCCTCGCCGTGCTGCTCGCGGGTGCCACGGTGGCCGAGCGCCGCCAGACGGCTGGCGAGGCGCCGGCGGGCCAGCAGCCGTTCGATCAGGCGGTGCCGGTGGCGTCGCCGGCGGGCGCGGTCGGCTCGACCTGGTACTGCGCGGGGGGTACGGCCACCGGGTCCCAGGAAGGGCTGGCGGAGCACGTGGTCCACGTGGCCAACACCTCGGACGTCGCCGTCACGGCCCGCCTGACCGCCTACCCCAGTGAGGGGCGGCCGGCGACGAGGACGATCGACGTGGCGCCCCGGTCCCGGGTCGCCGTCTCCCTGGCGGAGCTCGTGACCGCCCCGTTCGCCGCCGCGCTGGTCGAGGTGAGAGGCGGGGGCGTGGCGGTCGAGCACGAGCTCACCGGTCCCAGCGGTCGGGCGTTCGGTGCGTGTGCGTCGGCTCCCTCGAACACGTGGTACTTCCCTGCGGGCACGACCCGGGCGGGCACCCGTATGGTGCTGGCCCTGTTCAACCCCTTTGCAGGCGACGCCGTGGTCGACATCACGTTCGACACCGATGACGGGACCCGGACCCCGCAGGCCTACCAGGCGCTGGTGGTTCCGGGCGGGCGCCTGCTGGCCGTCGACGTGAGCGAGGTGGTGACCTTGCGGGCAGAGGTCGCTGCCGAGGTCAGGGCCCGGTCCGGCCGGCTGGTGGTCGACCAGATCCAGTCGGGTGACGGCAGCGAGGGCGCCCCGAAGGGTCTGGCCGTCACCCTCGGCGCCTCCGCGCCGGCGGAGACCTGGCTCTTTCCCGACGGGGTGGGCGCCAGCGGGTACGCGGAGACGATCGCCCTCTACAACCCCGGCGAGACCACCGCCGAGGTGGACGTGCAGGTTCTGCTCGACGACCCCGACCTCAACGGGATCCCGGAGCCCTTCGAGGTAAGCGTGGGCCCGCGTCGGTCGATGACCATCGACATCCTCGGCGACGGTCGGGTACCCGTCGGTGTGGGGCACGCCATCGTGGTGCGTAGCCGGAACGGCCAGCCGGTAGCCGCCGAGCGAGCCGTCGTCGGTTCTTCTGAAGCGGCTCAGCCCGGCTGGAGCTTCACGGTCGGTGCCCCGGTGCTGGCCAGCCGCTGGATCGTGCCGGTGGCGTCGGCTGGCGGTACCTCGGGGGCGGCCGTGGTCGTACTCAACCCATCGGCGACCGAGACCGCCCGGTTCACGATGGAAGCGATGGGCGACGGGCGCGCCACCGTGCCCGAGGGGTTCGCCGACGTGGAGCTCGCGCCCGGCGAGCGGCGGATCTTCGACCTCGGCAGTGACGCGCTCGGGTTCCGGGCGTTGATGGTGGTGATCGACGGGGAGGGAACCGTGGTGGGGGAGTCACGGTTCGGCTTCTCGCGGGGCTCGGATCTCTCCTACCTCCTCGCGGTGCCCGTGGGTGACACGGTCGCTCCCGCGGTGGGGACGGTGGGCGAGCTCACCCCCGACGAGATCATCCTCGGAGGCTGA
- a CDS encoding TlpA family protein disulfide reductase, translating into MERVLLAAALIAVAALVAVLIQRRQPSPEAAPSFAVPERVDRGELAGSDRPWLLAVFTSNTCSTCEEVVGELAPLAGPDVAFAEIEVGAARALHERYAIGAVPLLLIVDAHGNVRRHAFGPITRREVETLLDALRQER; encoded by the coding sequence GTGGAGCGGGTGCTGCTCGCGGCGGCGCTGATCGCCGTCGCGGCGCTGGTGGCGGTGCTGATCCAGCGGCGGCAGCCGTCGCCGGAGGCGGCCCCGAGCTTCGCGGTGCCCGAGCGGGTCGATCGTGGTGAGCTCGCCGGATCGGATCGTCCGTGGCTGCTGGCCGTGTTCACCTCGAACACCTGCAGCACCTGTGAGGAGGTCGTCGGTGAGCTCGCACCGCTCGCGGGTCCCGACGTGGCGTTCGCGGAGATCGAGGTGGGCGCGGCCCGGGCGCTGCACGAACGCTACGCGATCGGCGCCGTGCCCCTCCTGCTGATCGTCGATGCGCACGGCAACGTCCGCCGCCACGCGTTTGGTCCGATCACCCGCCGCGAGGTGGAGACGCTGCTGGACGCGCTCCGACAGGAGCGCTGA